In Idiomarina sp. PL1-037, a single genomic region encodes these proteins:
- a CDS encoding insulinase family protein produces MKKLLLASAISSALIAAGCSQPVTETSTSQNAVAGEVIKSPNDERQYRVVTLDNNIEIMLVSDPNTDKSAAALSVGVGLLQDPEAQQGLAHYLEHMLFLGTEKYPDTNEYSEFMSNNGGSQNASTWLDVTNYMFKINNSAYDEALDRFSDFFKAPKLYPEYADKERNAVNAEWSMRREMDFFGQFKLGRLLLGEHPSNRFLIGNLDSLSDKENSELHKETVDFYNRFYSANIMKVAMISNRSLEEMETLARKHFASIEDDGIEEPEVAAQINFDDVGKKRIHYVPNEDVKQLKLEFIIDDNQEQFAVKPNRYVSYLLGSEMPGTPAQQLKDAGLIASLNASAQPTFYGNYGVLAIDVELTNAGMKQREEIVALIMQYIDKVRAEGVDESYFKEIKTSLNNRFRFLEKSDEFSYVSSLAETMQNFPAEYAISAPYEYREFDPEAIRSVLSQLTPERLRVWYISQDEPHDSELDFYEGKYKVVDIPQEEIASWDNEPKMAINLPKVNTLLPESFAIKQNDAFDKPKVVIEEKGMQVWQYPSQLYSDQPRGVFYIQINNDAPIKSIKADVLTALWRDLYNMNVSALDTEANIAGMNLNLNDGTGLSLTVSGFTDKQPQLLERAIDNLSFNVEKQAFKQAVDRYIRELQNKGQQFPIYQSFDAYGQLIREGGFNQTDLIETAKELTPADLSDFMNTLLGNNAIRVFAFGNYDRGDLEESVKNIQASLPEDRKVTDFKMAKFWKPDTGKSIVLRRDLDVADVAVVDAHIHPQPGFAALAAGTVLQSHFRTVAFDTLRTEEQLAYAVGSFAPSLDNYAGFGLYIQTPVKSVADMQERFDSFKEEYWEDLQAMTPEEFNQIKQSTLITLNEKPKNLMEEVSPFLADLSLQRFEFNSKEQLIDAVENVSLEDAKAFYQQTMLNPDAARISVQLRGTKFAEQPYAELPNQKVISDLAEFHQEMEKQQ; encoded by the coding sequence ATGAAAAAGTTATTACTCGCAAGTGCTATTAGTTCTGCTCTTATAGCCGCAGGCTGCAGTCAGCCAGTTACCGAAACCAGCACCTCACAAAACGCCGTTGCCGGCGAAGTCATTAAAAGCCCAAACGATGAGCGCCAGTATCGCGTCGTGACTTTGGACAATAATATTGAAATTATGTTGGTTTCTGATCCGAATACAGATAAGTCGGCTGCCGCTTTAAGTGTTGGCGTTGGTTTACTGCAGGACCCGGAAGCTCAACAGGGGCTGGCACATTATCTGGAGCACATGTTGTTTCTGGGAACCGAAAAGTATCCCGATACCAACGAATACAGCGAGTTTATGAGTAATAACGGTGGTAGTCAGAATGCCTCGACCTGGCTGGATGTCACCAACTACATGTTTAAAATTAATAACAGCGCCTATGATGAAGCTTTAGACCGATTTTCTGACTTCTTTAAAGCGCCCAAACTATACCCTGAGTATGCAGACAAAGAGCGCAATGCAGTGAACGCAGAGTGGTCAATGCGCCGTGAAATGGACTTTTTTGGGCAGTTTAAATTAGGCCGCTTATTGTTGGGTGAACACCCTTCCAACCGTTTCCTTATTGGCAACCTCGACAGCCTGAGTGACAAAGAGAACAGCGAGCTGCATAAAGAAACCGTCGATTTTTACAACCGTTTCTACTCTGCCAACATTATGAAAGTTGCCATGATAAGCAACCGCTCGTTAGAAGAGATGGAAACCTTAGCTCGCAAACACTTTGCCAGCATTGAAGACGACGGTATTGAAGAGCCTGAAGTCGCGGCTCAAATTAACTTCGACGACGTTGGCAAGAAGCGTATTCACTACGTGCCAAATGAAGACGTTAAGCAGCTAAAACTGGAATTCATTATTGATGATAACCAGGAGCAGTTTGCGGTTAAACCCAACCGTTATGTCAGTTACTTGCTTGGTTCAGAAATGCCAGGAACGCCAGCACAACAACTAAAAGACGCAGGCCTTATTGCTAGCTTAAATGCATCGGCACAACCCACTTTTTACGGGAACTACGGTGTTCTGGCCATTGATGTTGAGCTAACTAATGCCGGCATGAAACAGCGTGAAGAGATTGTCGCGCTTATTATGCAGTACATCGATAAAGTTCGCGCTGAGGGCGTTGATGAAAGTTACTTTAAAGAAATAAAAACTAGCCTGAATAACCGTTTTCGCTTCTTAGAAAAAAGCGATGAGTTCAGCTACGTTTCTTCTCTGGCTGAAACAATGCAGAATTTCCCTGCCGAATATGCTATCAGCGCCCCCTATGAGTACCGTGAATTTGATCCTGAAGCCATCCGCTCGGTACTGTCACAACTAACACCGGAAAGATTGCGTGTTTGGTATATTAGTCAGGACGAACCGCACGACAGCGAGCTTGATTTCTATGAAGGCAAATACAAGGTTGTTGACATACCGCAAGAAGAAATCGCGAGCTGGGATAACGAACCGAAAATGGCCATTAACCTGCCGAAAGTGAATACCCTGTTGCCAGAGAGTTTTGCCATTAAGCAGAACGACGCTTTTGATAAACCCAAAGTAGTTATCGAAGAGAAAGGCATGCAGGTCTGGCAATATCCAAGTCAGTTATACAGCGACCAGCCGCGCGGTGTGTTTTATATTCAAATAAACAACGACGCACCTATTAAAAGTATAAAAGCGGACGTTTTAACTGCTTTATGGCGCGATTTATACAATATGAATGTTAGCGCTCTGGACACCGAGGCGAATATTGCGGGTATGAACCTGAACCTTAATGATGGCACCGGCCTGTCACTAACGGTGTCCGGCTTTACCGATAAGCAGCCTCAGTTGCTTGAACGAGCTATCGATAATTTGAGCTTCAACGTAGAAAAGCAAGCCTTTAAACAGGCTGTTGATCGCTATATCAGAGAACTGCAGAACAAAGGCCAGCAATTTCCTATTTACCAAAGTTTTGACGCCTACGGGCAGTTGATTCGTGAGGGAGGCTTTAATCAAACGGACTTAATTGAAACAGCTAAAGAATTAACTCCGGCAGACTTGTCTGACTTTATGAATACCTTACTCGGTAATAATGCGATACGCGTATTTGCCTTTGGTAATTATGACCGAGGTGATCTGGAGGAGTCGGTTAAAAACATTCAGGCCAGTTTACCCGAAGACCGTAAGGTTACTGACTTTAAAATGGCTAAATTCTGGAAGCCTGACACCGGAAAATCCATTGTATTACGTCGTGACCTGGACGTTGCTGACGTAGCGGTGGTCGATGCGCACATTCACCCTCAGCCAGGCTTTGCCGCGTTAGCGGCAGGAACGGTTCTGCAAAGTCACTTCCGTACCGTAGCCTTTGATACCCTGCGTACAGAAGAGCAACTGGCCTATGCTGTGGGCTCATTCGCACCGAGCCTGGATAATTACGCAGGTTTTGGTCTGTATATTCAGACGCCGGTTAAAAGCGTTGCCGATATGCAGGAACGCTTTGATAGCTTCAAAGAAGAATATTGGGAAGACTTACAGGCAATGACGCCAGAAGAGTTCAATCAAATCAAACAGAGTACCTTGATTACATTGAACGAAAAGCCTAAAAACTTAATGGAAGAGGTGTCTCCATTCCTGGCTGATTTGAGCTTGCAGCGCTTTGAATTCAACAGCAAAGAGCAGTTAATTGATGCCGTTGAGAACGTAAGCCTTGAGGACGCCAAAGCGTTTTACCAGCAAACCATGTTAAACCCGGACGCCGCGCGTATTTCGGTGCAACTGCGTGGTACCAAGTTTGCTGAACAACCCTACGCGGAATTGCCAAACCAGAAAGTTATTTCCGATTTGGCAGAGTTTCACCAAGAGATGGAAAAGCAGCAGTAA
- the gdhA gene encoding NADP-specific glutamate dehydrogenase encodes MSYIKETIEKLKQTSPAQVEFYQAVEDVLESIEPLLEERPKYREHSIIERLLEPERQIMFRVPWMDDDGKIQVNKGYRIEFNSALGPYKGGLRFHPSVNAGIVKFLGFEQIFKNALTGLPIGGGKGGANFDPKGKSDAEIMRFCQSFMSELYRHIGPHTDVPAGDIGVGSREIGYLFGQYKRLANRFDGVLTGKSKLWGGSQVRKEATGYGAVYFAQCMMDDQDDSLDGKRCLVSGSGNVAIYAMEKLYELGATPVSCSDSSGAIYHEQGIDLDLVKRIKEEQGGRLKEYLETHDNAEYTAKDDYPDEGHSVWRYKADIAFPCATQNELTEKDAQTLLENGCKYIVEGANMPTTQAAVDLFIESGVGYGPGKASNAGGVATSQLEMAQNASMLCWDFEEVDEKLKDIMLSIYQDAKRTAEEFGHPNNLVLGANIAGFRKVADAMLEQGVV; translated from the coding sequence ATGAGCTATATAAAAGAAACCATCGAAAAGCTAAAGCAGACCAGTCCGGCGCAAGTCGAGTTCTATCAAGCGGTAGAGGATGTACTTGAATCGATAGAACCTTTACTGGAAGAACGTCCTAAATATCGGGAGCACTCTATTATTGAGCGGCTGCTTGAGCCTGAGCGACAAATCATGTTTCGTGTCCCCTGGATGGACGATGACGGTAAAATTCAGGTCAATAAAGGCTACAGAATAGAGTTTAACTCGGCTTTGGGGCCTTATAAAGGCGGGCTGCGTTTTCACCCAAGTGTTAATGCCGGTATTGTTAAGTTTCTTGGTTTCGAGCAAATATTTAAGAATGCTCTGACCGGTTTACCCATTGGCGGTGGCAAAGGTGGCGCCAACTTCGATCCTAAAGGCAAGTCGGACGCGGAGATTATGCGTTTCTGCCAGTCGTTTATGAGTGAACTGTATCGCCACATTGGTCCTCATACCGATGTTCCTGCGGGAGATATCGGTGTGGGCTCAAGGGAAATTGGCTATCTGTTTGGTCAATATAAACGCCTGGCCAACCGTTTTGACGGTGTTTTAACCGGCAAAAGTAAATTATGGGGTGGCTCGCAAGTTAGAAAAGAGGCGACAGGATATGGGGCTGTCTATTTTGCGCAATGCATGATGGATGACCAGGATGACTCGCTGGACGGAAAGCGTTGTTTGGTTTCTGGTTCAGGTAACGTTGCTATTTATGCTATGGAAAAGCTTTATGAGCTAGGGGCCACGCCTGTTAGTTGCAGTGACTCCAGTGGAGCTATCTATCACGAGCAGGGCATTGATTTAGATTTGGTTAAACGGATAAAAGAAGAACAGGGCGGGCGACTCAAAGAGTATCTTGAAACTCACGATAATGCGGAATATACGGCCAAAGACGATTACCCCGACGAAGGTCATAGCGTTTGGCGATACAAAGCCGATATTGCTTTTCCTTGTGCGACTCAAAATGAATTGACGGAAAAAGACGCGCAGACGCTTCTGGAAAACGGTTGTAAGTACATAGTGGAAGGTGCAAATATGCCTACCACCCAGGCTGCAGTCGATCTTTTCATTGAAAGTGGCGTGGGTTATGGTCCGGGCAAAGCATCAAACGCGGGCGGTGTTGCCACGAGCCAGTTAGAGATGGCTCAGAATGCCAGCATGTTGTGCTGGGACTTTGAAGAAGTGGATGAAAAGCTTAAGGATATTATGCTGAGCATTTACCAAGATGCAAAACGTACCGCCGAAGAGTTCGGGCACCCTAATAACTTAGTTCTTGGAGCAAACATTGCCGGGTTCCGCAAGGTAGCCGATGCCATGTTGGAACAAGGTGTGGTTTGA
- a CDS encoding GGDEF domain-containing protein, whose translation MTFFAALPAIIWAVVVWFVPELLTSVSFSVPGTVSAALGAVFLVAAFFRQWQWFYWCAWVGGIYATVQLGLQQPLAQKDVSQLYDALPVWLSISALLLTFLKKPVLLTGKGILIFVALAILPLSLLLAPVAQAFALLSPVEILTLPDWQQSSFAIGLLIWTVAMGGVWATYLLYKSASAFAWSHWAAWLSLMVFLLAVQYQQASTWAALAASAGLLLALADQMLKLAYIDELTGLPQRRALMSQLQHLRKRSAVCMLDVDYFKKFNDRYGHEVGDQVLRLLGRILKEHGGFKAYRYGGEEFTLVFFHNDEEKLKSTLESVRSQVANYPLKLREPSRPESKTKGKEARGKKEQSKTVKVTISLGATLKEPDDTADSILKRADENLYSAKKAGRNRAVLK comes from the coding sequence TTGACCTTTTTTGCGGCGTTACCGGCAATTATCTGGGCTGTGGTCGTTTGGTTTGTTCCTGAGTTATTGACGTCTGTCTCGTTTTCAGTCCCCGGAACGGTCTCAGCCGCATTAGGGGCAGTGTTTTTGGTTGCCGCTTTTTTTCGGCAATGGCAATGGTTTTATTGGTGCGCCTGGGTTGGTGGTATTTACGCAACGGTTCAGCTCGGTTTACAGCAACCACTGGCGCAAAAAGACGTTTCCCAACTGTACGATGCCCTGCCTGTGTGGCTATCGATTAGTGCCTTGCTCCTGACCTTCCTGAAAAAACCAGTACTACTCACTGGAAAAGGCATACTGATATTTGTTGCGTTGGCAATACTGCCTTTATCGCTATTGCTGGCGCCTGTTGCTCAGGCTTTCGCGTTATTGAGCCCCGTGGAGATTTTGACGTTACCTGACTGGCAACAAAGTTCGTTTGCTATTGGGCTACTTATTTGGACAGTCGCCATGGGGGGAGTCTGGGCAACTTACTTGCTTTATAAAAGTGCCTCCGCTTTTGCCTGGAGTCATTGGGCGGCCTGGCTTTCTCTTATGGTCTTTTTGTTGGCCGTGCAGTACCAGCAAGCCTCCACCTGGGCCGCTTTGGCAGCCAGCGCAGGCTTATTGCTGGCGTTGGCCGACCAAATGTTGAAGCTGGCCTACATTGATGAACTAACCGGGTTGCCGCAACGGCGTGCGTTGATGAGTCAGTTGCAACACTTACGCAAACGCAGTGCCGTTTGTATGCTCGACGTTGACTATTTCAAAAAGTTTAATGACCGCTACGGGCACGAGGTTGGTGATCAGGTGCTTCGGCTGTTAGGCCGTATTTTAAAAGAACACGGGGGGTTTAAGGCTTACCGCTATGGCGGAGAGGAATTTACCTTAGTGTTTTTCCACAACGATGAAGAAAAGTTGAAAAGTACGCTGGAAAGCGTTCGTAGCCAGGTTGCTAATTACCCGCTTAAATTGAGAGAGCCTTCGCGGCCGGAGAGTAAGACAAAAGGCAAAGAAGCGCGAGGGAAAAAAGAGCAAAGTAAAACCGTCAAAGTCACTATCAGTTTAGGTGCGACTTTAAAGGAACCTGATGATACTGCGGATAGCATTTTGAAACGTGCAGATGAGAACCTTTATTCTGCGAAAAAGGCTGGGCGTAATAGAGCGGTACTGAAATAG
- a CDS encoding diguanylate cyclase yields MSEHTQFEAMSEAQKLRAMIEATQAGSWEWNVQTGEMKCNERWADMLGYTLEELQPLTLATWLSLANREDSELSNRILEAHFNGRRSYYECEVRLRHKSGRWVWVRDYGKLITRTREGKPEWVVGTHIDITSIVQLQQKFETISALLPGVVYQYQMNNDGSSWFPFATKGIESIYGVRPKDVEDDASPVFEVIHEDDFDHVVRTINESKRYMSRWVCEYRVKLAGTERWVFGHAEPSLLPDGATLWTGMIIDITERKRLEIELEESRFNLNRAQKIARMGHWEANQETGELYWSDMVYEILGLDPKTTKPSINGFRELVPEEDLALLEASEKAAESTGVHDVQHRMRHASGKYIWVHELAELKKDGVTLIGTVRDITKEKELENKLLKQSKTDPLTEAYNRRHFDERLRQEIERSQRNKLPLSLISFDLDHFKRVNDSFGHSAGDDVLISVVNTVKSRLRMNDIFARIGGEEFAIILPDTPEDDAQMLAETLRAAIQALVTKTESESIMVTVTVGVTSTYFENESAETLLRRADKALYKGKQTGRNRVCVFKPEAEA; encoded by the coding sequence ATGAGCGAACACACACAATTCGAAGCTATGAGCGAAGCACAAAAGCTGCGAGCAATGATAGAAGCGACTCAGGCTGGTTCCTGGGAGTGGAATGTTCAGACCGGCGAAATGAAATGCAATGAGCGCTGGGCTGACATGCTCGGGTATACGCTGGAGGAGCTTCAACCATTGACCTTGGCGACTTGGTTGTCACTTGCGAACAGAGAAGATTCAGAATTGTCGAATCGAATTCTGGAGGCGCACTTTAATGGCAGGCGATCTTACTATGAATGTGAAGTACGTCTGCGCCATAAATCCGGACGCTGGGTTTGGGTTCGGGATTATGGAAAGTTAATAACGCGAACTAGAGAGGGGAAGCCAGAGTGGGTTGTTGGTACGCATATCGATATTACTTCAATAGTTCAGCTACAACAAAAATTTGAGACGATTTCAGCCCTTTTACCCGGTGTTGTGTACCAGTATCAAATGAACAACGATGGCAGTAGCTGGTTTCCCTTTGCGACTAAAGGCATAGAGTCTATTTATGGTGTTCGACCAAAAGACGTGGAAGATGACGCGAGTCCGGTTTTTGAAGTCATTCACGAAGACGACTTTGATCACGTTGTCAGAACCATTAATGAGTCAAAACGCTATATGTCCCGCTGGGTCTGTGAATATAGAGTAAAACTTGCTGGAACAGAGCGTTGGGTTTTTGGTCATGCGGAACCTTCTTTATTGCCAGATGGTGCGACGCTTTGGACCGGAATGATTATCGATATAACGGAACGAAAGAGATTAGAAATAGAACTTGAAGAAAGCCGTTTTAACTTGAATAGAGCACAGAAAATTGCTCGCATGGGTCACTGGGAGGCAAATCAAGAAACCGGAGAGCTTTATTGGTCTGATATGGTTTATGAAATTTTGGGGCTTGATCCAAAAACGACGAAACCCAGCATAAATGGTTTTAGGGAACTGGTTCCCGAGGAAGACTTAGCTTTATTAGAAGCAAGCGAAAAGGCTGCAGAAAGTACAGGTGTTCATGATGTGCAGCATAGAATGCGCCACGCTTCAGGCAAATATATATGGGTTCATGAGTTGGCTGAGTTAAAAAAAGACGGAGTAACACTTATTGGTACGGTCAGAGACATTACTAAAGAAAAAGAACTAGAGAATAAGCTGCTTAAGCAGTCGAAAACTGACCCCTTAACTGAAGCTTATAACCGCCGGCATTTTGATGAGCGTCTTAGGCAAGAAATTGAGCGAAGCCAGCGTAATAAGCTACCGTTAAGCTTGATATCATTCGACCTTGACCACTTTAAACGTGTAAACGACAGTTTCGGGCATTCAGCAGGAGATGATGTTTTGATATCAGTCGTTAATACAGTAAAAAGCAGATTACGTATGAACGATATTTTTGCCCGAATAGGTGGCGAAGAGTTTGCCATAATATTACCCGATACTCCGGAAGACGATGCTCAGATGTTAGCCGAGACGTTACGAGCGGCAATACAAGCATTGGTAACTAAAACAGAAAGCGAATCGATTATGGTAACAGTGACGGTGGGAGTAACCAGTACCTACTTCGAAAATGAATCTGCAGAAACTTTGCTCCGCCGAGCAGATAAAGCTTTATATAAAGGGAAGCAAACCGGAAGAAATCGAGTTTGTGTTTTTAAACCGGAAGCCGAAGCATGA
- a CDS encoding peroxiredoxin, with the protein MTLRIGDTAPNFTIDTTQGSIDFHDWAKGSWVFFFSHPADYTPVCTTEMGRTAQLAPEFEKRNVKPLGLSTDTVEAHKGWINDVNDTQSTVLEFPIVADKDLEVAQLYDMIHPKESATATVRSVFIIDPNQKVRLIMTYPMTVGRNFNEILRVIDALQTTDRDEVACPADWLPGDSVIIRPTVSDEDAKEKFPQGWKTLRPYLRLTDIK; encoded by the coding sequence ATGACATTACGTATTGGCGATACCGCACCAAATTTTACCATCGATACCACACAGGGTTCGATAGATTTTCATGACTGGGCAAAAGGCTCGTGGGTATTTTTCTTTAGTCACCCGGCAGATTATACACCGGTATGCACCACAGAAATGGGCCGCACAGCACAGCTTGCCCCAGAGTTTGAAAAACGCAACGTGAAACCTTTAGGGTTATCGACCGATACCGTAGAAGCTCACAAAGGCTGGATTAATGATGTTAACGACACTCAGAGTACTGTACTTGAGTTCCCTATCGTTGCCGACAAAGATTTAGAAGTAGCGCAGCTTTACGACATGATCCATCCAAAGGAAAGTGCCACGGCTACAGTACGCTCTGTTTTTATTATCGATCCGAATCAAAAAGTTCGTTTAATAATGACTTATCCCATGACTGTAGGCCGTAATTTCAATGAGATTTTACGCGTTATTGATGCTCTGCAAACGACTGACCGTGACGAAGTGGCCTGCCCGGCTGACTGGCTGCCAGGAGACTCTGTCATTATTCGCCCGACGGTCAGCGATGAAGACGCAAAAGAGAAGTTTCCACAGGGCTGGAAAACCTTACGCCCGTATTTGCGGCTGACCGATATTAAATGA